A section of the Bombus huntii isolate Logan2020A chromosome 5, iyBomHunt1.1, whole genome shotgun sequence genome encodes:
- the LOC126866211 gene encoding uncharacterized protein LOC126866211 isoform X4, with the protein MQELLQKKILKTGPYRPISEKNTNENTTIIYEKDTSTDWKRETHFFKAPPYILGYTGYIPGFNSSYGLSFMRAVEEGAREWRENQIKLRAHRDLMQPKVEKSTISRHFLFRPRADDIDIPIDHDHDFNHDKNRLTTFHYEVSPERPPIVGYTGHIPGFKGEVALSKRYAQAAKKGLELVRKEREHRLGKLRDTNTVQKALNVSRFNEIDLAGA; encoded by the exons ATGCAGGAATTACTTCAAAAGAAAATTCTCAAGACAGGACCTTACAGACCCATCTCCGAGAAGAACACAAATGAAAACACGACGATTATTTACGAGAAAGATACCAGCACAGATTGGAAAAGAGAAACGCATTTCTTCAAAGCACCACCGTACATTTTGGGATATACTG GATACATTCCTGGGTTTAATAGTAGTTATGGTTTATCGTTTATGAGAGCCGTGGAAGAAGGTGCCAGAGAATGGCGCgaaaatcaaattaaattaagagCTCATAGAGATCTTATGCAACCTAAGGTCGAAAAAAGCACTATCTCTAGACACTTTTTATTTCGACCGCGAGCCGATGATATAGATATACCAATTGATCATGATCACGATTTTAATCACGATAAAAATCGATTAACCACGTTTC ATTATGAAGTTTCTCCTGAAAGACCACCGATTGTAGGCTATACCGGTCATATTCCAGGCTTTAAGGGAGAAGTTGCACTTTCGAAAAGATATGCACAGGCTGCGAAGAAGGGATTGGAATTAGTTCGAAAAGAACGCGAACATAGACTCGGTAAATTAAGAGACACTAATACGGTACAGAAAGCATTAAATGTGTCCCGTTTCAATGAAATTGATCTCGCCGGAGCCTGA
- the LOC126866190 gene encoding mini-chromosome maintenance complex-binding protein isoform X1: MELYSVKRPLAKITDWTPEYFIANKSNCNAILENLDALKEIPLLNNAPVHAFRDGQLVRFKGMIQDMHNPEYYLQVYEVKNTQTETYQIKCGMYTDSAKCWPHETILLESEKNQNSERHTCIVISTPGLNDWAKETYEQSHYSSIRSINNHKRSLDKDNSETTNYLELIQKKGRMSPIDNNEKMETMKSNTRQQNAFSKEYILNFPFPMDDGKACIVKIYEDMTLKLNQVIEIIGFISLDPLLNIAHDSDETMTEAEITVHHPPVSLVPRLHAIKIIHSTKQDMTIVPQVISNAELIRSDLHLILSQLLFGDHLAADYLICHLLSSVYMKRDYFCLGTYPLNITHFSVTKCKEFPKYLYKFLTLFIKKSYLLEITLENLNNLTLLPKKDYECNRLTSGVLQLSDNTHLVIDETGLTTGQITQAGRENYNAICDLINFQKVTYDFEFYKIEYETDIPVLILSEAKSFIPCQTQVLLKVDSESESVYPQIIKIAEQYLKDENRLINIRQYLETIRDTKFELNDEDVIKEIQNDFIQWNQKNKNADHLHLLMVLARLLSLSYGSNTLTIEYWKKAFQMEIERLNRLPGKKET; encoded by the exons ATGGAACTCTACAGTGTAAAAAGAC CTTTGGCTAAAATAACGGATTGGACACCAGAGTATTTTATCGCAAATAAATCGAATTGTAATGCGATCTTGGAAAATCTAGATGCTTTAAAAGAAATTCCCTTACTAAATAATGCCCCTGTTCATGCATTCAGGGATGGTCAATTGGTCAGATTTAAAGGAATGATTCAAGATATGCACAATCCTGAATATTACTTACAAGTGTATGAAGTCAAAAATACTCAAACTGAAACATACCAGATAAAATGTGGGATGTATACAGATTCTGCAAAATGTTGG CCACACGAAACGATTTTGTTGGAATCGGAAAAGAATCAAAATTCAGAAAGACATACATGTATTGTGATATCAACTCCTGGTTTAAATGATTGGGCAAAGGAAACATATGAACAGTCACATTATTCAAGTATAAGATCCATTAATAATCATAAAAGGAGTTTAGACAAGGATAATAGTGAGACTACAAACTATTTGGaattaatacaaaaaaaaggaagaatgtCACCAATcgataataatgaaaaaatggAAACAATGAAGAGTAATACAAGGCAACAAAATGCATTTTCAAaggaatatatattaaattttccatttcctATGGATGATGGTAAAGCTTGCATTGTAAAG ATATACGAAGATATGACTTTAAAACTGAATCAAGTTATTGAAATAATAGGTTTTATATCTCTGGATCCTCTTTTAAATATTGCTCACGATTCAGATGAAACTATGACAGAAGCTGAGATAACTGTGCACCATCCACCAGTATCTCTTGTTCCACGATTACAtgctataaaaataatccATTCAACTAAACAAGATATGACGATTGTTCCTCAAGTGATATCTAATGCAGAATTAATAAGAAGCGATCTTCACTTAATACTAAGTCAACTTTTATTTGGGGATCATCTGGCTGCAGATTACTTAATTTGTCATTTACTTTCATCAGT ttACATGAAAAGGGATTACTTCTGTCTTGGTACTTATCCGCTAAATATAACACACTTTTCTGTGACTAAATGCAAGGAATTTCCaaagtatttatataaatttttaactcTATTCATCAAGAAAAGTTACTTGTTAGAAATCacattagaaaatttaaacaatttgaCATTGTTGCCAAA GAAAGATTACGAGTGTAATAGGCTAACCAGCGGAGTACTCCAACTTAGCGACAATACACATCTCGTAATAGATGAAACAGGACTAACTACTGGTCAAATTACACAGGCCGGACGAGAAAATTACAATGCGATTTGCGACTTGATTAACTTTCAAAAAGTTACATAtgattttgaattttataaaatagaatacgaAACGGATATTCCAGTCTTAATTTTATCAGAAGCTAAATCTTTTATCCCT TGTCAAACCCAAGTCCTACTAAAAGTAGATTCAGAATCAGAAAGCGTTTATCctcaaataataaaaatcgcTGAACAGTATTTGAAAGATGAAAATAGATTGATAAATATTCGACAGTATTTAGAAACTATTCGAGATACGAAATTTGAACTTAACGATGAAGATGTTATAAAG GAAATTCAGAATGATTTCATACAATGGAACCAGAAAAACAAAAACGCTGATCATTTACACTTATTAATGGTGTTGGCTAGATTATTATCTTTATCATATGGATCGAATACTTTAACTATAGAATATTGGAAAAAGGCATTCCaaatggaaatagaaagaTTAAATAGATTACCggggaaaaaagaaacttaA
- the LOC126866190 gene encoding mini-chromosome maintenance complex-binding protein isoform X2: MISLAKITDWTPEYFIANKSNCNAILENLDALKEIPLLNNAPVHAFRDGQLVRFKGMIQDMHNPEYYLQVYEVKNTQTETYQIKCGMYTDSAKCWPHETILLESEKNQNSERHTCIVISTPGLNDWAKETYEQSHYSSIRSINNHKRSLDKDNSETTNYLELIQKKGRMSPIDNNEKMETMKSNTRQQNAFSKEYILNFPFPMDDGKACIVKIYEDMTLKLNQVIEIIGFISLDPLLNIAHDSDETMTEAEITVHHPPVSLVPRLHAIKIIHSTKQDMTIVPQVISNAELIRSDLHLILSQLLFGDHLAADYLICHLLSSVYMKRDYFCLGTYPLNITHFSVTKCKEFPKYLYKFLTLFIKKSYLLEITLENLNNLTLLPKKDYECNRLTSGVLQLSDNTHLVIDETGLTTGQITQAGRENYNAICDLINFQKVTYDFEFYKIEYETDIPVLILSEAKSFIPCQTQVLLKVDSESESVYPQIIKIAEQYLKDENRLINIRQYLETIRDTKFELNDEDVIKEIQNDFIQWNQKNKNADHLHLLMVLARLLSLSYGSNTLTIEYWKKAFQMEIERLNRLPGKKET; the protein is encoded by the exons ATGATTT CTTTGGCTAAAATAACGGATTGGACACCAGAGTATTTTATCGCAAATAAATCGAATTGTAATGCGATCTTGGAAAATCTAGATGCTTTAAAAGAAATTCCCTTACTAAATAATGCCCCTGTTCATGCATTCAGGGATGGTCAATTGGTCAGATTTAAAGGAATGATTCAAGATATGCACAATCCTGAATATTACTTACAAGTGTATGAAGTCAAAAATACTCAAACTGAAACATACCAGATAAAATGTGGGATGTATACAGATTCTGCAAAATGTTGG CCACACGAAACGATTTTGTTGGAATCGGAAAAGAATCAAAATTCAGAAAGACATACATGTATTGTGATATCAACTCCTGGTTTAAATGATTGGGCAAAGGAAACATATGAACAGTCACATTATTCAAGTATAAGATCCATTAATAATCATAAAAGGAGTTTAGACAAGGATAATAGTGAGACTACAAACTATTTGGaattaatacaaaaaaaaggaagaatgtCACCAATcgataataatgaaaaaatggAAACAATGAAGAGTAATACAAGGCAACAAAATGCATTTTCAAaggaatatatattaaattttccatttcctATGGATGATGGTAAAGCTTGCATTGTAAAG ATATACGAAGATATGACTTTAAAACTGAATCAAGTTATTGAAATAATAGGTTTTATATCTCTGGATCCTCTTTTAAATATTGCTCACGATTCAGATGAAACTATGACAGAAGCTGAGATAACTGTGCACCATCCACCAGTATCTCTTGTTCCACGATTACAtgctataaaaataatccATTCAACTAAACAAGATATGACGATTGTTCCTCAAGTGATATCTAATGCAGAATTAATAAGAAGCGATCTTCACTTAATACTAAGTCAACTTTTATTTGGGGATCATCTGGCTGCAGATTACTTAATTTGTCATTTACTTTCATCAGT ttACATGAAAAGGGATTACTTCTGTCTTGGTACTTATCCGCTAAATATAACACACTTTTCTGTGACTAAATGCAAGGAATTTCCaaagtatttatataaatttttaactcTATTCATCAAGAAAAGTTACTTGTTAGAAATCacattagaaaatttaaacaatttgaCATTGTTGCCAAA GAAAGATTACGAGTGTAATAGGCTAACCAGCGGAGTACTCCAACTTAGCGACAATACACATCTCGTAATAGATGAAACAGGACTAACTACTGGTCAAATTACACAGGCCGGACGAGAAAATTACAATGCGATTTGCGACTTGATTAACTTTCAAAAAGTTACATAtgattttgaattttataaaatagaatacgaAACGGATATTCCAGTCTTAATTTTATCAGAAGCTAAATCTTTTATCCCT TGTCAAACCCAAGTCCTACTAAAAGTAGATTCAGAATCAGAAAGCGTTTATCctcaaataataaaaatcgcTGAACAGTATTTGAAAGATGAAAATAGATTGATAAATATTCGACAGTATTTAGAAACTATTCGAGATACGAAATTTGAACTTAACGATGAAGATGTTATAAAG GAAATTCAGAATGATTTCATACAATGGAACCAGAAAAACAAAAACGCTGATCATTTACACTTATTAATGGTGTTGGCTAGATTATTATCTTTATCATATGGATCGAATACTTTAACTATAGAATATTGGAAAAAGGCATTCCaaatggaaatagaaagaTTAAATAGATTACCggggaaaaaagaaacttaA
- the LOC126866211 gene encoding protein FAM166B-like isoform X1: MVFDSVSEEQRKQFFRESYAAHLPGYTGHCPTLKFRVGKRFGACTQEIMKELLQKKILKTGPYRPISEKNTNENTTIIYEKDTSTDWKRETHFFKAPPYILGYTGYIPGFNSSYGLSFMRAVEEGAREWRENQIKLRAHRDLMQPKVEKSTISRHFLFRPRADDIDIPIDHDHDFNHDKNRLTTFHYEVSPERPPIVGYTGHIPGFKGEVALSKRYAQAAKKGLELVRKEREHRLGKLRDTNTVQKALNVSRFNEIDLAGA, translated from the exons CTATACCGGACACTGTCCCACCCTTAAATTTCGAGTTGGAAAACGATTCGGTGCGTGCACTCAAGAAATTATGAAG GAATTACTTCAAAAGAAAATTCTCAAGACAGGACCTTACAGACCCATCTCCGAGAAGAACACAAATGAAAACACGACGATTATTTACGAGAAAGATACCAGCACAGATTGGAAAAGAGAAACGCATTTCTTCAAAGCACCACCGTACATTTTGGGATATACTG GATACATTCCTGGGTTTAATAGTAGTTATGGTTTATCGTTTATGAGAGCCGTGGAAGAAGGTGCCAGAGAATGGCGCgaaaatcaaattaaattaagagCTCATAGAGATCTTATGCAACCTAAGGTCGAAAAAAGCACTATCTCTAGACACTTTTTATTTCGACCGCGAGCCGATGATATAGATATACCAATTGATCATGATCACGATTTTAATCACGATAAAAATCGATTAACCACGTTTC ATTATGAAGTTTCTCCTGAAAGACCACCGATTGTAGGCTATACCGGTCATATTCCAGGCTTTAAGGGAGAAGTTGCACTTTCGAAAAGATATGCACAGGCTGCGAAGAAGGGATTGGAATTAGTTCGAAAAGAACGCGAACATAGACTCGGTAAATTAAGAGACACTAATACGGTACAGAAAGCATTAAATGTGTCCCGTTTCAATGAAATTGATCTCGCCGGAGCCTGA
- the LOC126866211 gene encoding uncharacterized protein LOC126866211 isoform X3, with protein MKELLQKKILKTGPYRPISEKNTNENTTIIYEKDTSTDWKRETHFFKAPPYILGYTGYIPGFNSSYGLSFMRAVEEGAREWRENQIKLRAHRDLMQPKVEKSTISRHFLFRPRADDIDIPIDHDHDFNHDKNRLTTFHYEVSPERPPIVGYTGHIPGFKGEVALSKRYAQAAKKGLELVRKEREHRLGKLRDTNTVQKALNVSRFNEIDLAGA; from the exons ATGAAG GAATTACTTCAAAAGAAAATTCTCAAGACAGGACCTTACAGACCCATCTCCGAGAAGAACACAAATGAAAACACGACGATTATTTACGAGAAAGATACCAGCACAGATTGGAAAAGAGAAACGCATTTCTTCAAAGCACCACCGTACATTTTGGGATATACTG GATACATTCCTGGGTTTAATAGTAGTTATGGTTTATCGTTTATGAGAGCCGTGGAAGAAGGTGCCAGAGAATGGCGCgaaaatcaaattaaattaagagCTCATAGAGATCTTATGCAACCTAAGGTCGAAAAAAGCACTATCTCTAGACACTTTTTATTTCGACCGCGAGCCGATGATATAGATATACCAATTGATCATGATCACGATTTTAATCACGATAAAAATCGATTAACCACGTTTC ATTATGAAGTTTCTCCTGAAAGACCACCGATTGTAGGCTATACCGGTCATATTCCAGGCTTTAAGGGAGAAGTTGCACTTTCGAAAAGATATGCACAGGCTGCGAAGAAGGGATTGGAATTAGTTCGAAAAGAACGCGAACATAGACTCGGTAAATTAAGAGACACTAATACGGTACAGAAAGCATTAAATGTGTCCCGTTTCAATGAAATTGATCTCGCCGGAGCCTGA
- the LOC126866211 gene encoding protein FAM166B-like isoform X2 — translation MVFDSVSEEQRKQFFRESYAAHLPGYTGHCPTLKFRVGKRFGACTQEIMKTGPYRPISEKNTNENTTIIYEKDTSTDWKRETHFFKAPPYILGYTGYIPGFNSSYGLSFMRAVEEGAREWRENQIKLRAHRDLMQPKVEKSTISRHFLFRPRADDIDIPIDHDHDFNHDKNRLTTFHYEVSPERPPIVGYTGHIPGFKGEVALSKRYAQAAKKGLELVRKEREHRLGKLRDTNTVQKALNVSRFNEIDLAGA, via the exons CTATACCGGACACTGTCCCACCCTTAAATTTCGAGTTGGAAAACGATTCGGTGCGTGCACTCAAGAAATTATGAAG ACAGGACCTTACAGACCCATCTCCGAGAAGAACACAAATGAAAACACGACGATTATTTACGAGAAAGATACCAGCACAGATTGGAAAAGAGAAACGCATTTCTTCAAAGCACCACCGTACATTTTGGGATATACTG GATACATTCCTGGGTTTAATAGTAGTTATGGTTTATCGTTTATGAGAGCCGTGGAAGAAGGTGCCAGAGAATGGCGCgaaaatcaaattaaattaagagCTCATAGAGATCTTATGCAACCTAAGGTCGAAAAAAGCACTATCTCTAGACACTTTTTATTTCGACCGCGAGCCGATGATATAGATATACCAATTGATCATGATCACGATTTTAATCACGATAAAAATCGATTAACCACGTTTC ATTATGAAGTTTCTCCTGAAAGACCACCGATTGTAGGCTATACCGGTCATATTCCAGGCTTTAAGGGAGAAGTTGCACTTTCGAAAAGATATGCACAGGCTGCGAAGAAGGGATTGGAATTAGTTCGAAAAGAACGCGAACATAGACTCGGTAAATTAAGAGACACTAATACGGTACAGAAAGCATTAAATGTGTCCCGTTTCAATGAAATTGATCTCGCCGGAGCCTGA